From the Chryseobacterium fluminis genome, the window AGCTGCACAATATGAAAGTTTCCTACTTCCCATGCCGGTTCTGTTAAGCCTTCCGACAGGGATTTTCGGATCTTATATCGCACTGGTCCTGGCCGGCCTGGATAATAACATTTATGCCCAGGTAGCCCTGGTCATGCTGATCGGGCTTCTCGCCAAAAATGCGATTTTGATTGTAGAATTCGCGGTCGCAAGGCATAAAGAAGGAGATGATATTGTGCCGGCAGCGATCGAAGGCGCAAAGCAGCGTCTCCGTCCTATTCTGATGACCTCCTTTGCCTTTGTGGCAGGGCTGATACCGCTGTGTATTGCTTCCGGTGCCGGTGCCATAGGAAACCGTTCGATCGGTACAGCGGCTGCCGGAGGAATGTTGATCGGAACCGTCTTCGGATTGGTGATCATTCCAGGACTGTACATATTTTTTGCGAAATTTGAAAATAAAAAGAAGGATGAAAAAATTAAATCATAAAAGTATAGGGTATGGAACGGCATTTCTGGTTATGGCATCATGTGCAGCACCCAAAGTCGCCGGGCTCAGAAAAGCAAGAGAACTGCCCGGTGAAATCGTCAGTACACATCAGGGCTCTGTCGTGTTTCAGGAGATCAATTTAAAGGCCTATTTTACCGATCAGCATTTGCTGGAGCTTTTCGATAAAGTAGTACAGGCCAACCCTGATTTCCAGATTGCCCGGCAGCGGGTGGAAATTGCCAACAGCTTTCTGCAGCGTTCAAAAATGGACCTGCTTCCGTCCCTGGAAATCGGAGCTTCTGCTTCGGGGGACCGGTACGGAAAGTATACCATGGAAGGCGTCGGAAATTATGATACTAATCTTTCCCCGAATATTACGGAAGATCAGAAAATAAACCGTGATTTTACGCCCAATTACTGGCTGGGTGCAAGAAGCAGCTGGGAAATCGATGCCTGGGGAAAGCTGAAGAATAAAAAGCTGGCTGCCCAGAAAAAGTACCTCGCATCGGCAGAAGGACTGCGGTTATTGCAGGTGGAGCTGTTCACCGATATTGCGAATTTATATTACCAGCTGGTAGCGCTTGACAACCGGTTGGCCATTTATGAAAAAAATTACAGCCTGCAGCAGAGAGCTTTTGAAATTGTCCTTGCGCAGCGGGAAGTGGGAAAAGCAACAGAACTGGCCGTTCAGCAGTTTAAGGCTCAGAATAACAACTGGCTGGCAGAGATTGAACATATTAAAGTTGAGATTGTTACCGTAGAACAGGCGATGACTACCTTAACCGGAAGCTATGGCGGAGAAATCAGGCGGGGAAGTGTTTTAATGCCAACGAATATGGAAATTCTGAACAAAAACATCAATGTAGAAGCCGTCATCCATTCCAGACCGGATGTCGCATCCAACTATTATGTCCTGGAATCTTCCCAGGCAGACGCAAAAGCGGCAAAGGCAGCCTTTTATCCCAGGATCGATCTGGGGGCAGGTTTTGGACTGAATGCTTTTTCTGCAGGCACATTTTTCAATCCTGCTTCTCTGGCCGGACAGCTTTTGGGAGGTTTGATGGTTCCGGTTTTCAATAAAGGCCAGTTGAAACATGAATTCAATGTCGCTACCAGCGAGCAGGAAATTGCATTTTTAAATTATCAGAAGAGCGTGACCACAGCCTTTAATGAACTGCAGTCTATTTTAAAACAGACCCGGATTTATGAAAAGGTTTTAAAATTAAAAGCAGAAGAAGTCGGTTTCCTGGATCGGGGCGTTGAGGTCTCCAATGATCTGTATGTTACAGGATATGCCAATTATTTCGAACTGATCAATTCCCAGAAAAGCAAGCTGCAGGCAGAGCTGGATCTGCTGCAGTTCAGACATCAGAACACCCGTAATAATGTTTTACTTTTTAAAGCATTAGGCGGAAAATTAAATTAATTTTCAGTCCCGGATCAGATATGATCCGGGATTTTTCATGGAAATTTATAAGGTAATATCCCATGATTCTCACCGACTTTTGTTAATTTCGGTGATTATTTACATTCAAACATAAATTTTATGCTGCAAAGATGTTCGGTGGTGGTGTGTTTCGTTTTCCTGATGCTTGGATCTTTTGTCAATGCGCAGGAAATACCGTGTATTACAAGCGCAACCTATTATGCATTCAGTGGAGGAAAAGGTTTTCCGCTTAAATATGATATTCATGACGGGTTTATTGAAGTAAAGGAGATGAGGAAAGACAAAGATGAATTACTCAATACCTATAAAATAGCAAAAGTCGTGAAATGCAATTTCAGAAATCCTGCGAACTCCAATCTGATTTTTAAGATCAATTCTTATGATCAGGTGAGTGATAGTTATGGCGACAAAGAATCTGAGATTGAAATCAATATCATGGAAGGAAAAGGGAAAATTTTTGTCCGCCAGCCCGGCCTGCCTGAAATGGCTAATCGCGCTACTGCTACAGCTCCCAGAAGATAAGGGAACAGTTTTCACATGAGATCCGGGAGTCTCATTTTAGAGTTTTATGGAAAAGTCAATCAGTTAAAAATAATGGATGAAACGATATTTCTGACCGGTAGGCACATCATTAATACTAAAGCCTCGTTCC encodes:
- a CDS encoding TolC family protein, whose translation is MKKLNHKSIGYGTAFLVMASCAAPKVAGLRKARELPGEIVSTHQGSVVFQEINLKAYFTDQHLLELFDKVVQANPDFQIARQRVEIANSFLQRSKMDLLPSLEIGASASGDRYGKYTMEGVGNYDTNLSPNITEDQKINRDFTPNYWLGARSSWEIDAWGKLKNKKLAAQKKYLASAEGLRLLQVELFTDIANLYYQLVALDNRLAIYEKNYSLQQRAFEIVLAQREVGKATELAVQQFKAQNNNWLAEIEHIKVEIVTVEQAMTTLTGSYGGEIRRGSVLMPTNMEILNKNINVEAVIHSRPDVASNYYVLESSQADAKAAKAAFYPRIDLGAGFGLNAFSAGTFFNPASLAGQLLGGLMVPVFNKGQLKHEFNVATSEQEIAFLNYQKSVTTAFNELQSILKQTRIYEKVLKLKAEEVGFLDRGVEVSNDLYVTGYANYFELINSQKSKLQAELDLLQFRHQNTRNNVLLFKALGGKLN